Proteins from one Arthrobacter sp. Soc17.1.1.1 genomic window:
- a CDS encoding NAD(P)H-binding protein, translating into MYVFIIGISGAIGGLVAERLRARGDQVSGLVRSRQQERRLSEAGIRAHVGDLSTLTADDLIPLLAGVDAIVFTAGSNGGPRAVTDAIDSTAVGTSLAAAERIGLRRFVLVSVFPEAWRERTLSDDEEHYFAVKKAVDVRVSRSSLEWLVLRPSLLTDETGSGRVTLGPAADHGEIPREDVADVLVELLHQPFITGRILELTRGETPFAEAVRSQLTG; encoded by the coding sequence GTGTACGTATTCATCATCGGGATCAGCGGCGCGATCGGTGGCCTCGTGGCCGAACGGCTCCGGGCGCGGGGTGATCAGGTGTCCGGTCTGGTTCGCAGCCGGCAGCAGGAACGCCGTCTGTCGGAGGCGGGGATCCGCGCCCACGTCGGTGATCTGTCCACGCTGACTGCGGATGATCTGATCCCCCTCCTCGCCGGCGTGGACGCCATCGTCTTCACAGCCGGCTCCAACGGTGGCCCGCGTGCCGTCACGGATGCGATCGACAGCACCGCCGTCGGGACGAGTCTTGCCGCTGCTGAGCGCATCGGACTTCGACGGTTCGTCCTGGTGTCGGTCTTCCCCGAAGCGTGGCGGGAGCGCACGCTGAGCGACGACGAGGAGCATTACTTCGCCGTGAAGAAGGCGGTCGACGTCCGGGTCAGTCGGTCGTCCCTGGAGTGGCTCGTTCTTCGACCCTCGCTGCTGACCGACGAGACGGGATCGGGCCGTGTGACTCTCGGCCCTGCCGCGGACCATGGGGAGATTCCTCGTGAGGATGTTGCCGACGTGCTGGTCGAGCTCCTGCACCAGCCCTTTATCACCGGGCGGATCCTCGAACTGACGCGAGGGGAGACGCCGTTCGCCGAGGCGGTTCGCTCTCAACTGACCGGATGA
- a CDS encoding cupin domain-containing protein, giving the protein MSAITVNALETRSFDDPDEKRRPPRTKVDVVSLGNTTLGRFTFEPGWRWSETVKTVVHTESCQNNHLGVCTAGTLEVEMEDGTHTTIHAGDAYSIPAGHDAWVGNDETFVGYEVMSAAVYAKPA; this is encoded by the coding sequence ATGTCCGCAATCACTGTCAATGCCCTTGAAACCCGATCGTTCGATGATCCCGATGAGAAGCGCCGTCCGCCCAGGACGAAGGTCGACGTGGTCAGCCTCGGCAACACCACGCTGGGAAGGTTCACCTTCGAGCCCGGTTGGCGATGGTCCGAGACCGTCAAGACGGTGGTGCACACCGAGAGCTGCCAGAACAACCACCTGGGTGTCTGCACTGCCGGGACGCTCGAAGTGGAAATGGAGGACGGCACGCACACCACCATCCATGCCGGCGACGCTTATTCGATCCCCGCCGGTCATGATGCCTGGGTCGGGAACGACGAGACGTTCGTGGGGTACGAGGTCATGAGCGCGGCCGTCTATGCCAAGCCTGCCTGA
- a CDS encoding TetR/AcrR family transcriptional regulator, translating into MLLDAAAAVFVMSGVDAPVREIAARAGVGVGTIYRHFPTRPELVVAVYRHQVEACADAGRRLLEESATPEAALRAWVALFVEFLITKHGLAGALQGDSAGADALHAYFVDRLVPVCGALLEAAREPEAVGTEIDAYNVLKGIGNLCVGAAGDPRYEAGVLVQLLISGVLARGGPAQLPAGEAE; encoded by the coding sequence GTGCTGCTTGACGCGGCTGCCGCGGTGTTCGTGATGTCCGGTGTCGACGCACCGGTCCGGGAGATCGCGGCGAGGGCCGGTGTCGGCGTCGGGACGATCTATCGCCACTTCCCGACACGTCCGGAGCTCGTGGTCGCGGTGTACCGGCACCAGGTCGAGGCGTGCGCGGATGCCGGCCGGCGATTGCTTGAGGAGAGCGCGACACCCGAGGCAGCCCTACGGGCATGGGTGGCCCTGTTCGTGGAGTTCCTGATCACCAAGCACGGGCTCGCCGGCGCGCTGCAGGGCGACAGCGCGGGGGCTGACGCCCTGCACGCGTACTTCGTCGATCGCCTCGTCCCTGTCTGTGGTGCACTCCTCGAAGCCGCCCGGGAGCCGGAGGCCGTAGGGACGGAGATCGATGCGTACAACGTCCTCAAGGGCATTGGAAACCTCTGTGTCGGCGCCGCTGGTGACCCTCGCTACGAGGCCGGCGTTCTTGTGCAGCTGCTCATCTCGGGCGTACTTGCTCGTGGAGGTCCTGCACAGTTGCCGGCGGGTGAGGCGGAGTAG
- a CDS encoding ABC transporter permease — translation MTTNTTTPTLQETRPPMHRTDQGITFGRVLRSEWIKVTTVPSTVILILATVIVMIGLAALSAWSFVVLARSDAQLPPDVQVPAEGPGSAAFLALTVPASGLIFGQLLLASLAVVLIASEWATGMIRSTLVAVPGRTRALLAKALVVAAIAFLVGFASALLSYVVAQPILGGADLTFSLTEDRVFLSIVNSGTYLALVALISLAIGILLRNTAGGIVTTVGLFFVLPVVVQLLTGLAGWVADAGRFLPGEAGQAMVAITTADGALPPLQGGLTMAAWALVLMTAALVVTRKRDV, via the coding sequence ATGACCACGAATACCACCACCCCGACCCTCCAAGAGACTCGACCACCCATGCACCGGACCGATCAGGGGATCACCTTCGGCCGTGTGCTGAGGTCCGAATGGATCAAGGTCACCACCGTCCCCTCGACCGTCATCCTGATCCTGGCGACCGTCATCGTCATGATCGGCCTCGCCGCCCTCTCCGCCTGGTCGTTCGTCGTGCTGGCCCGATCCGACGCGCAACTGCCACCGGACGTACAGGTGCCGGCGGAAGGACCGGGTAGTGCAGCCTTCCTGGCACTGACCGTCCCCGCGTCCGGGCTGATCTTCGGCCAGCTGCTCCTGGCCTCTCTCGCGGTCGTCCTGATCGCCTCCGAGTGGGCGACAGGCATGATCCGCTCCACGCTCGTGGCGGTACCGGGACGCACCCGGGCGCTTCTCGCGAAGGCGCTCGTCGTCGCGGCGATCGCGTTCCTCGTCGGCTTCGCGAGTGCGCTGCTGTCCTACGTCGTCGCGCAGCCGATCCTGGGCGGGGCGGATTTGACCTTCTCCCTCACGGAGGACAGGGTGTTCCTCTCGATCGTGAACAGCGGGACCTACCTCGCGCTCGTCGCGCTGATCTCCCTGGCGATCGGCATCCTGCTCCGCAATACCGCAGGCGGCATCGTCACCACGGTGGGCCTGTTCTTCGTCCTGCCGGTCGTCGTCCAGCTGCTCACCGGATTGGCCGGGTGGGTTGCGGACGCAGGCCGCTTCCTCCCGGGCGAGGCCGGCCAGGCGATGGTGGCCATCACCACGGCCGACGGCGCACTGCCCCCCCTCCAGGGCGGGCTCACCATGGCCGCCTGGGCGCTCGTCCTCATGACAGCAGCTCTCGTCGTGACCAGGAAGCGTGACGTCTGA
- a CDS encoding alpha/beta hydrolase family protein codes for MTPASVEALDPVIGAGTPVISVSPVQLSAPGRAVPLEVRVSAPASGTNLPVVVFSHGNGWNLDGYAPLTAFWASRGFVVIQPTHLDSRRNGFGFDHPVFPTIWTERIADLTRILDQLDSIEAAVPGLVGRVDRSRVAAAGHSWGGQTAQALLGARILDEAGQVGEDMSDSRVTAGILLAATGIGGDDLHPFAQANFPFMRPSFHELTTPTLVVAGDRDQSKMSSRGPDWFTDAYTYSPGATDLLTFYGAEHAIGGIVGYEVAETTDENPERVAVVQRMTTAYLRTALQVDARSWDAARAAFSDSAAPIGRADNKAGA; via the coding sequence ATGACTCCGGCATCCGTCGAAGCGCTCGATCCCGTGATCGGTGCCGGGACCCCGGTGATCTCGGTCTCCCCTGTCCAGCTGTCCGCTCCCGGCCGCGCCGTCCCCCTGGAGGTGCGGGTGTCCGCCCCTGCGAGCGGCACGAACCTCCCTGTCGTCGTGTTCTCCCATGGCAACGGATGGAACCTCGACGGGTACGCGCCGCTCACGGCGTTCTGGGCCTCCCGCGGGTTCGTCGTGATCCAACCCACGCACCTGGACTCCCGGCGGAACGGATTCGGGTTCGACCACCCGGTGTTCCCGACGATCTGGACCGAGCGGATCGCGGATCTCACCCGCATCCTCGACCAGCTGGACAGCATCGAGGCCGCCGTCCCCGGACTTGTCGGCCGCGTCGACCGCAGTCGCGTTGCCGCAGCAGGCCATTCCTGGGGTGGCCAGACGGCGCAGGCGCTCCTCGGAGCGCGGATCCTCGATGAAGCGGGCCAGGTCGGCGAGGACATGTCCGACAGCCGCGTCACCGCGGGAATCCTCCTCGCAGCAACCGGGATCGGCGGTGACGACCTGCATCCGTTCGCCCAGGCCAATTTCCCCTTCATGCGCCCCTCGTTTCACGAGTTGACGACGCCGACCCTCGTCGTCGCCGGTGATCGCGACCAGTCGAAGATGTCCAGCCGCGGGCCGGACTGGTTCACCGACGCCTACACGTACAGCCCGGGCGCCACCGATCTCCTGACTTTCTACGGGGCCGAGCACGCGATCGGCGGCATCGTCGGATACGAGGTCGCCGAGACGACCGACGAGAACCCGGAACGGGTCGCCGTCGTCCAACGGATGACCACCGCCTACCTCCGTACCGCCCTCCAGGTGGACGCGAGGAGCTGGGACGCGGCCCGCGCAGCGTTCAGTGACAGCGCCGCTCCGATCGGACGCGCCGACAACAAAGCAGGGGCGTAG